A single genomic interval of Gossypium raimondii isolate GPD5lz chromosome 11, ASM2569854v1, whole genome shotgun sequence harbors:
- the LOC105802112 gene encoding squamosa promoter-binding-like protein 13A, with the protein MDWNLKATSGDFTEFVQETVSNADTDIINGNESNSYKLLNSIGDFRVDLKLGQVGNSGELPSNKWKEPRVLKMESSSSSSKKFRPTNIGTHPVVCLVDECNTDLSNCRDYHRRHKVCELHSKTAEVMINGLKQRFCQQCSRFHSLEEFDNGKRSCRARLDRHNRRRRKPQPDPLSHSRSYFSNYQGSQMLPFSGLQVYPSTSVVKTTWPESRYLNLKQPPAKQNLLLGSSSSNYREGKQQCSFLQGKNQTPVKASICQPVLGGVAPFSEGNGGCQSMLCDRLTTQVRDSDCALSLLSSPLLHTSGIGLSNMVQPQSFPLVQSLGPSLQDHIIEPMGSVIANGRETTVHGSGMFHMGSGGSSASEPPENLGFHWQ; encoded by the exons ATGGACTGGAACTTGAAAGCTACATCAGGGGATTTTACTGAATTTGTTCAGGAAACTGTATCAAACGCAGACACTGATATCATCAATGGCAATGAATCAAATAGCTATAAACTTCTTAACTCTATAGGGgattttagagttgatttgaaGCTTGGCCAAGTAGGAAATTCAGGTGAATTACCTTCTAACAAATGGAAGGAACCCAGAGTTCTAAAGATGGAATCTTCTTCTTCGAGTTCGAAGAAATTTCGACCTACTAATATCGGGACTCATCCGGTTGTGTGCCTCGTTGACGAATGTAATACGGACCTTAGTAATTGTAGGGACTACCATAGGCGACATAAGGTGTGTGAGCTCCATTCTAAGACTGCTGAAGTTATGATCAATGGCCTAAAGCAAAGATTCTGTCAACAATGCAGCAG GTTTCACTCACTGGAGGAGTTCGATAACGGGAAGAGAAGCTGCAGGGCACGTCTCGATAGACACAACCGGAGACGAAGGAAGCCTCAACCGGATCCCCTCTCACATTCTCGAAGCTATTTCTCCAATTACCAAG GTTCCCAAATGTTGCCATTCTCTGGTTTGCAAGTATATCCATCCACCAGTGTGGTGAAAACTACATGGCCCGAATCTCGGTATCTCAACCTGAAGCAACCACCTGCGAAACAAAACCTTCTTCTAGGATCCTCTTCAAGCAATTACAGAGAAGGTAAGCAGCAATGCTCATTCTTGCAAGGCAAGAATCAAACACCTGTGAAAGCTTCCATTTGCCAGCCGGTCCTCGGGGGTGTTGCACCTTTCTCAGAAGGCAATGGGGGCTGCCAGAGCATGTTGTGTGACAGGTTAACAACTCAAGTTCGGGATTCGGATTGTGCTCTCTCTCTTCTGTCATCTCCACTGTTGCATACATCTGGGATCGGGTTGAGTAACATGGTGCAACCTCAGTCATTCCCCTTGGTGCAATCCTTGGGTCCGAGCCTACAAGACCACATTATAGAGCCAATGGGTTCGGTCATTGCTAATGGCAGGGAGACTACGGTCCATGGCTCAGGAATGTTTCACATGGGTTCTGGTGGATCATCTGCAAGTGAACCCCCTGAAAATCTTGGCTTTCATTGGCAGTAG
- the LOC105802115 gene encoding truncated transcription factor CAULIFLOWER A isoform X1: MDDSWVLKEMGRGKVELKRIENPTNRQVTFSKRRNGLLKKAFELSILCDAEVALLIFSSSGKVYQFASHDMDRTVAKYRREVGLPDSSNPQFRTREFWRSEIDELKRSINTLEARLKHLSGEDILALGMRDLKQLERQLKIGVERVRSRKRRIVSDHATLLKRRHKQLQEENSRLHKRVKLKELQDGNISSGLVGENACTMFHQRIVHDEDFHNETGLPL, translated from the exons ATGGATGATA GTTGGGTTTTAAAGGAAATGGGGAGAGGCAAGGTTGAGTTGAAAAGAATTGAGAACCCAACAAACAGGCAAGTTACCTTCTCAAAGAGAAGAAATGGGCTTCTCAAGAAAGCTTTTGAGTTGTCCATTCTTTGTGATGCTGAAGTTGCCTTGCTTATCTTCTCTTCTTCTGGAAAGGTTTACCAATTTGCAAGTCATGA CATGGATAGGACTGTTGCAAAGTATAGAAGGGAAGTAGGGCTGCCTGATTCAAGTAACCCCCAATTTAGAACCAGGGAG TTTTGGAGAAGTGAGATTGATGAGTTAAAGAGATCCATAAACACCTTGGAAGCTAGACTTAA GCACTTATCTGGAGAAGACATCTTAGCATTAGGCATGAGAGACTTGAAACAGCTTGAGCGCCAGTTGAAAATAGGCGTTGAACGTGTCCGCTCCAGAAAG AGACGCATTGTTTCGGATCACGCCACCTTGCTGAAGAGAAGG CACAAACAATTGCAAGAGGAGAACAGTCGCCTCCACAAAAGA GTTAAGTTGAAAGAGTTACAAGATGGCAATATCAGCTCAGGACTTGTGGGTGAAAATGCTTGCACCATGTTTCATCAAAG GATCGTTCATGACGAAGATTTCCATAACGAAACAGGCCTCCCACTATGA
- the LOC105802115 gene encoding truncated transcription factor CAULIFLOWER A isoform X2 — MDDSWVLKEMGRGKVELKRIENPTNRQVTFSKRRNGLLKKAFELSILCDAEVALLIFSSSGKVYQFASHDMDRTVAKYRREVGLPDSSNPQFRTREFWRSEIDELKRSINTLEARLKHLSGEDILALGMRDLKQLERQLKIGVERVRSRKRRIVSDHATLLKRRHKQLQEENSRLHKRLKELQDGNISSGLVGENACTMFHQRIVHDEDFHNETGLPL, encoded by the exons ATGGATGATA GTTGGGTTTTAAAGGAAATGGGGAGAGGCAAGGTTGAGTTGAAAAGAATTGAGAACCCAACAAACAGGCAAGTTACCTTCTCAAAGAGAAGAAATGGGCTTCTCAAGAAAGCTTTTGAGTTGTCCATTCTTTGTGATGCTGAAGTTGCCTTGCTTATCTTCTCTTCTTCTGGAAAGGTTTACCAATTTGCAAGTCATGA CATGGATAGGACTGTTGCAAAGTATAGAAGGGAAGTAGGGCTGCCTGATTCAAGTAACCCCCAATTTAGAACCAGGGAG TTTTGGAGAAGTGAGATTGATGAGTTAAAGAGATCCATAAACACCTTGGAAGCTAGACTTAA GCACTTATCTGGAGAAGACATCTTAGCATTAGGCATGAGAGACTTGAAACAGCTTGAGCGCCAGTTGAAAATAGGCGTTGAACGTGTCCGCTCCAGAAAG AGACGCATTGTTTCGGATCACGCCACCTTGCTGAAGAGAAGG CACAAACAATTGCAAGAGGAGAACAGTCGCCTCCACAAAAGA TTGAAAGAGTTACAAGATGGCAATATCAGCTCAGGACTTGTGGGTGAAAATGCTTGCACCATGTTTCATCAAAG GATCGTTCATGACGAAGATTTCCATAACGAAACAGGCCTCCCACTATGA
- the LOC105802115 gene encoding truncated transcription factor CAULIFLOWER A isoform X3, which produces MDDSWVLKEMGRGKVELKRIENPTNRQVTFSKRRNGLLKKAFELSILCDAEVALLIFSSSGKVYQFASHDMDRTVAKYRREVGLPDSSNPQFRTREFWRSEIDELKRSINTLEARLKHLSGEDILALGMRDLKQLERQLKIGVERVRSRKRRIVSDHATLLKRRHKQLQEENSRLHKRLKELQDGNISSGLVGENACTMFHQR; this is translated from the exons ATGGATGATA GTTGGGTTTTAAAGGAAATGGGGAGAGGCAAGGTTGAGTTGAAAAGAATTGAGAACCCAACAAACAGGCAAGTTACCTTCTCAAAGAGAAGAAATGGGCTTCTCAAGAAAGCTTTTGAGTTGTCCATTCTTTGTGATGCTGAAGTTGCCTTGCTTATCTTCTCTTCTTCTGGAAAGGTTTACCAATTTGCAAGTCATGA CATGGATAGGACTGTTGCAAAGTATAGAAGGGAAGTAGGGCTGCCTGATTCAAGTAACCCCCAATTTAGAACCAGGGAG TTTTGGAGAAGTGAGATTGATGAGTTAAAGAGATCCATAAACACCTTGGAAGCTAGACTTAA GCACTTATCTGGAGAAGACATCTTAGCATTAGGCATGAGAGACTTGAAACAGCTTGAGCGCCAGTTGAAAATAGGCGTTGAACGTGTCCGCTCCAGAAAG AGACGCATTGTTTCGGATCACGCCACCTTGCTGAAGAGAAGG CACAAACAATTGCAAGAGGAGAACAGTCGCCTCCACAAAAGA TTGAAAGAGTTACAAGATGGCAATATCAGCTCAGGACTTGTGGGTGAAAATGCTTGCACCATGTTTCATCAAAGGTGA
- the LOC105802115 gene encoding MADS-box transcription factor 6 isoform X4, whose amino-acid sequence MDDSWVLKEMGRGKVELKRIENPTNRQVTFSKRRNGLLKKAFELSILCDAEVALLIFSSSGKVYQFASHDMDRTVAKYRREVGLPDSSNPQFRTREFWRSEIDELKRSINTLEARLKHLSGEDILALGMRDLKQLERQLKIGVERVRSRKRRIVSDHATLLKRRHKQLQEENSRLHKRCEF is encoded by the exons ATGGATGATA GTTGGGTTTTAAAGGAAATGGGGAGAGGCAAGGTTGAGTTGAAAAGAATTGAGAACCCAACAAACAGGCAAGTTACCTTCTCAAAGAGAAGAAATGGGCTTCTCAAGAAAGCTTTTGAGTTGTCCATTCTTTGTGATGCTGAAGTTGCCTTGCTTATCTTCTCTTCTTCTGGAAAGGTTTACCAATTTGCAAGTCATGA CATGGATAGGACTGTTGCAAAGTATAGAAGGGAAGTAGGGCTGCCTGATTCAAGTAACCCCCAATTTAGAACCAGGGAG TTTTGGAGAAGTGAGATTGATGAGTTAAAGAGATCCATAAACACCTTGGAAGCTAGACTTAA GCACTTATCTGGAGAAGACATCTTAGCATTAGGCATGAGAGACTTGAAACAGCTTGAGCGCCAGTTGAAAATAGGCGTTGAACGTGTCCGCTCCAGAAAG AGACGCATTGTTTCGGATCACGCCACCTTGCTGAAGAGAAGG CACAAACAATTGCAAGAGGAGAACAGTCGCCTCCACAAAAGA TGTGAATTTTGA
- the LOC105802118 gene encoding uncharacterized protein LOC105802118, giving the protein MADWGPVLVATVLFVLLCPGLLFQIPGRNKIVEFGNMHTSGASIVVHAIIYFGLITIFCIAIGVHIYASQ; this is encoded by the coding sequence ATGGCAGATTGGGGTCCGGTCTTAGTAGCGACAGTGCTGTTCGTATTGCTTTGTCCTGGACTGTTGTTTCAAATACCTGGTAGGAACAAGATTGTTGAGTTTGGGAACATGCATACCAGTGGAGCTTCCATTGTTGTCCACGCTATTATCTACTTTGGTCTCATTACTATCTTTTGTATTGCCATTGGAGTTCATATCTATGCTTCTCAGTGA
- the LOC105802120 gene encoding uncharacterized protein LOC105802120 → MVDWAPVLVGYMLFILLSPGLLFQLPGNNRTVEFGNFQTNGKAIVIHTLLFFGLFTILILALGIRIYAG, encoded by the coding sequence ATGGTGGATTGGGCGCCCGTTCTTGTAGGCTATATGCTGTTCATACTGCTGTCCCCTGGCCTTCTCTTCCAGCTTCCAGGGAACAACCGAACTGTTGAATTTGGTAACTTCCAAACAAATGGCAAAGCCATTGTGATCCACACTCTCCTCTTCTTTGGTCTCTTCACTATCCTCATTTTGGCCCTGGGCATCCGCATCTACGCTGGCTAA
- the LOC105802111 gene encoding CBS domain-containing protein CBSCBSPB5: MKSQSGSSRRSLSIVSVSSGRKKMLENGGSDSFRKLVPSSHSMSLSGERTVKRLRLSKALTVPDSTSIYEACRRMAARKVDALLLTDSNALLCGILTDKDITARVIARELNLETPVSKVMTKNPVFVLSDSLAVEALQKMVQGKFRHLPVVQNGEVIALLDIAKCLYDAIARMERAAEKGKAIVAAVEGVEKNWGTSISGQNTFIETLRERMFRPSLSTIITDNPKIVTVSPDDTVLAAAKKMLESQLSSAVVTVDNKPQGILTSKDILMRVITQNLPPETTPVEKVMTPNPECATVDTSIVDALHQMHVGKFLHLPVLNRDGEIVAIVDVIHITHAAIATVGSTSGINNEATTTMMQRFWDSAIALPPNEDDDEARSESSLKLASETGRCLPYPSSYLPNTFGFKIQDRRGRMHRFICDTRSMTDVITAILQRLEDDIDRNRVPQILYEDEDHDKVVLASDSDLAAAVEHAKLLGWKGLKLHLDYSGKQNRRRGSGSGSLDYAQSDAWAAAYSAVAAGAAVVAGLSLLAYLRKAGN; this comes from the exons ATGAAAAGTCAAAGCGGTTCGTCGAGGCGAAGTTTGTCAATTGTAAGTGTGTCATCAGGGAGGAAAAAAATGTTGGAGAATGGAGGTTCCGACTCTTTCCGAAAACTCGTACCATCTTCCCATTCtat GTCACTTTCTGGAGAACGTACTGTGAAGAGGTTGCGGCTGTCAAAGGCTTTGACAGTACCTGATAGTACAAGCATTTATGAGGCTTGCCGTAGGATGGCTGCTCGTAAGGTTGATGCTTTACTGCTTACTGACTCTAATGCATTACTTTGCGGAATCCTCACAGACAAG GACATAACGGCAAGAGTGATTGCTCGGGAGCTTAATTTGGAGACACCCGTTTCCAAAGTGATGACCAAGAACCCTGTATTTGTTCTTTCTGACTCTCTTGCGGTGGAGGCGCTCCAGAAGATGGTGCAAG GAAAATTTAGACACTTGCCTGTTGTACAGAATGGTGAAGTTATTGCCTTACTCGATATAGCTAAGTGCTTGTACGATGCTATTGCTCGAATGGAAAGGGCAGCTGAAAAGGGAAAAGCCATTGTTGCAGCTGTTGAGGGTGTAGAAAAAAATTGGGGAACTTCTATATCTG GTCAGAATACATTCATTGAGACACTTCGTGAGCGTATGTTCAGGCCGTCACTGTCTACAATTATCACAGACAATCCAAA GATTGTAACAGTTTCACCTGATGACACAGTTTTAGCGGCTGCAAAAAAGATGCTTGAATCTCAATTAAGCTCTGCAGTTGTGACAGTTGATAACAAACCACAAGGAATTTTAAC TTCAAAGGATATATTGATGCGGGTAATAACACAAAATCTTCCTCCAGAGACTACCCCAGTTGAGAAG GTCATGACTCCTAACCCAGAATGTGCAACAGTTGACACATCAATTGTTGATGCTTTGCATCAGATGCATGTTGGGAAATTTTTACACCTTCCTGTGCTAAATAGAG ATGGAGAGATTGTTGCTATTGTTGATGTAATCCACATAACTCATGCCGCTATCGCCACC GTTGGGAGCACTTCTGGAATCAATAATGAGGCTACCACAACAATGATGCAAAGGTTTTGGGATTCTGCAATTGCCTTACCACccaatgaagatgatgatgaggCTCGAAG TGAAAGTTCTTTGAAGCTGGCTTCTGAGACAGGGAGATGTCTTCCCTATCCTTCATCCTATTTGCCAAATACGTTCGGTTTCAAAATACAAGATAGAAGGGGTCGAATGCATAGATTTATTTGTG ATACACGAAGTATGACAGATGTAATAACTGCTATCCTTCAGAGGCTGGAGGATGACATAGACAGGAACAGGGTGCCTCAAATTTTG TATGAAGATGAAGACCATGACAAAGTTGTACTGGCATCAGACAGTGATCTTGCAGCAGCTGTGGAGCATGCAAAATTGCTTGGTTGGAAG GGTTTGAAATTGCATCTAGATTATTCAGGAAAACAAAATCGACGAAGGGGTTCAGGTTCTGGAAGTTTGGATTATGCTCAATCAGATGCATGGGCTGCTGCATACAGTGCGGTTGCAGCCGGGGCTGCAGTTGTTGCTGGGCTG